AGCTTGCTGGTCGACAAATCACTGGTCGTCGCCGATGACACCGGCGACGGCATGCGATACCGGTTGCTGGAGACCGTACGCCAATACGCCCAGGAAAAACTCGGCGAGTCCGGCGAGGCAGACCGGGTGCGCACCCGGCACCGTGACTACTACGCGCAGACCGCGGCGGCAAGAGAAGCGCGAGGCCACTCCTATGATGAGCAGCTGCTGTCCTGGGCCAAGGTCGAAATCGACAATCTGCGAGCCGCTTTCGCGTGGAGTCGCGAGAACGGGGAGCTGGAGACGGCGTTGCAACTCCTATTGTCGTTGCGGCCGTTATGGTTACGGGGCGGCCGTGTTCAGGAGGCGCTGTTCGGGTTGTCCGCAATCCTGGCCGAGGATCGCTCCCATCTGACACCCGCGGTGTGGGTGGGCGCGGTGGCGCGTTACGCCATTCTGGCTGCGTGGGTCGGCTTCCCGGTGGAGTTGAGTCGAGCGCAGGAGGCGCTGGCGGTCGCGCGCGACATCGGTGATTCCGCATTGCTCAGGGAGGTCCTGATCGCATGCGGAATGATCGCGCTCTACGTGCCGGGCACCGCCGAGCCCTACCTCACCGAAGCGGTCGAACTGGCCCGCGTAGCCCACGACCAATGGAGTCTGTGCGAAATCTACAGCTACCAGGGGATTGGCGCTCTGATGGCCGGTGAACCGGGTTTGGCAATCCCGGCCAACCAGCAAGCGCTTCAACAAGCCGATGCAATCGGCGACAAGTTCTTCTCCCGGAATTGCCGTGCGTGGCAGTGCATCGCCTTGACACTGCACGGCGACCCCGCCCGTGGCATCGAAATCGCCGACTCCATGCCCCGTGAAGCTGAGACCGCCGGAGACTCAACCATGGCGGTTTTCGGCTATGTCACCCTTGGTCAGGCGCTGGCCCTCAACGGCCAGCCAGAAGCGTCTCACGCGGCGGCGCGGGCTGCGCTGGAAATAGCCGATGCGATGGGTAGCTATTTCGCCGACGCGATGTATGCGGTATCCGCCTGCGCCGCCCTCGCGGCCGGCGACGCCGCGGCGGCCCGGGCTGCAGCCGAAATGGCTTATCGGCAGAGCAATCCCATGCGCGAACTGTTCACCACATGCATCACTCCCATGGCTGAAGCGTTGCAGGCGTGCGGGGATCTGGAGGCCGCCCGGCGATCAGCGGACGAAACGTTGGCGGTGGTGCCGGGCTGCTATCGCATGCTGGCCCTGCTGGCGCGAGCCAATATCACGATGGCACAAGGCGATCCAGAACAGGCCGAACGCGACGCCCACGAAGCCCTGACCGTTGCCGTCGATACCCAGGCGTTCATACGGGTGGACGATATTCTGGAGTGCCTCGCCTGCCTTGCGGCCGCCGAAGGGAATCACCCGTACGCGGTGCGCCTGTTGGGTGCCGCCGACGCGCAGCGGCGACGCATCGGGCACCCACGCTTTCCCATGTACCAGGCCGACTACGACACTACGGTGGCCTCGGCCCGCGAGGCACTGCCACCCGACAACTTTCAAACCTGGTGGGCGGAGGGTGCCGCGTTGTCCCTCGAAGAAGCGATCGCGTACGCCCAGCGCGGGCGCGGCGAGCGCAAACGGCCTTCGACCGGTTGGGGGTCGTTGACGCCGATGGAGCTCGACGTGGTCCGCTTGGTTCAGGAAGGGCTGGGCAACAAGGACATTGGTGCGCGGTTGTTCATTTCACCGCGCACCGTGCAGACCCACCTGACACACGTCTACGCCAAACTCGGGGTGACGTCGCGTGTCCAACTCGCCCAGCAAGCGGGTCGCTAACCTGCGCGAGCAGACGCGAAATCACCGCGGAGCGCGCGTTCCTCGGTGATTTTGCGTCTGTTCGGCGGGTCGGGCCGCGCCGAAGGTGCTATGACCACACCATGCGAATCCTCATGCTCGCCCCGATCGCGGCCGTGGCCGTCCTCGCGCTCCCTGCCACCGCGCACGCCGACGGGCAGGACTTTCAAACCCCGTCGGGCAACATCGCCTGCTCGCTATCCAGCACCGGTGTCGCCTGCGACATCAATGAGCACACCTACACGCCCCCACCGCCGCCGGAGTGCGGCCAGCACCTCGCCTGGGGTGACCGGTTCGTTCTCGAGCCTGGCAAACCGGCAACGATTCATTGCCACGGGGACACCGTGCGAGTGCCGGGCGAACGGACCCTGAACTACGGCCAGACCGCCTCAGCCGGAACCCTCAGCTGTATCAGCGAACAGTCCGGCGTCAAGTGCACCGACAGCAGCAGCGGGCATTACTTCGAGGTGTCCCGGGACGCATTCAAGCTCGGGTAGCCGCGTTTCAGACCGGGACGACGCTGCGCGTTCACTTCCGCACCGTGCGTCTTTGACCGGGACGGCACCGCGCCTGCCCGCCTCAGCGCGACAGGGGGATGTTCCCTACCGTTGTCGCGCATAAGCGGGACGCCAAGTCGTCAACATTTCCAGACACCGGTGTGGCCGATGTGACGCATGGGGCGCGCAAGCCGCTTTCCCTAGTTGATCTGATCCGCCCAATCGCCACCTGCGCGAAGCGCTTCCGCGTGTCGCACCACCCGTTGCAGACAAGTCGACGCGATCCGGCGACCACCGAACCCAGGATCGTCGGTGCCCGATTTCCGGCGGACTGCCAAGATGGTTAACGGAAGGCGAACACGTAGCAAACCTGGCGCGACGGCGGGGCCGGTGAAATGCTGTGAGTGGTCACAGGTGCTCGCGTTACAGTCGGGCCAGTGGTGACGGTTGTGGGAGGCGTTGTTGCAGGAGACGATGTTCGGTAAATACCGGCTCATCGAGTTGATGGGCCGGGGTGGCATGGGCGAAGTATGGCGCGCCTATGACGCCGACACCGACAGGGTCGTCGCGCTGAAGATTCTGCCCTCCGCGGTCTCCAACGACGAGGTGTTCCAGCAACGGTTCCGGCGCGAGGCGCACGCCACCGCACGGCTGAACAGCCCGCACCTGATTCCGATCCACACCTACGGTGAGATCAACGGCCGGCTGTATGTGGACATGCGGTTGATCGAGGGACACGACCTGCTCTGGGTGCTGAACCAGGGGCCGCTGCCGGCGGCCCGCGCGGTCAGCATCATCGACCAGGTCGCCAAAGGCCTGCACGCCGCGCACCGAGAGCGACTGCTGCACCGGGACGTCAAGCCGTCCAACATCCTGCTGGACCACGACGACTTCGCCTACCTGATCGACTTCGGCATCGCCCGCGCCGCGGACGACCTGTCGCTGACGGCGACCGGCAACTTCATCGGCACCTACCACTACATGGCCCCCGAACGGTTCACCGCGGCGGACGTGGACTCCCGCTCGGACATCTACTCGCTGGCCTGCGTGCTCTACGAATGCCTGACGGCGCAGTCGCCGTTTCCCGGTGACACGTTGCAGGAGCAGATCACCGGCCACCGCAGTGCGCCGCCGCCACGACCGTCGAACACCAATCCGGACATTCCGGCCAGCTTGGACATGGTGATCGCGCGGGGCATGGCCAAGAACCCGGGCGACAGGTACGACACCGCCCTCGAGCTCGCGCGCGACGCCCACAGCGCGCTCACCGCGACGACGGTGACGCCGACCATCAGGATGCAGCCGGCTCCCGCCGCCTACACCAATCCGATGCCCCGCCCCGACACCAACTGGCGCCAACCCCCGCAGCCCACTCAGCCCCCACCCCCGCCGCCCCGGCAACCCCCGCCCCCGCAACCCCCGCAACGGCAACCACCGCCTCCGCAGCCGCGGCCGCCGGCGCCACCGCCGCCCCCGCAGAACCTCAATCAGACGATGGCGCGGCCGATCATCGTCCCGCAGAATGAACCGCCCATACCTCGGCCCCCCGCGACGCCGCCTGCGTCGGCGCGTCCGTGGTGGCGCCGGAAGGCGGTCGCCGCGGGTGCCGTGCTCGCCGTGATCATCACCGTGGTGGCGGTTGTCCTGCTCGGCAGCTCGGGGTCGAAGAGCGACTACGAGCAGATCACCCTGCCGTTCAGCGGTCTTCGTGATCCGCAGGGCTTGTCGGTGGACATCGGCGGCACCGTGTATGTGGCTGATACCGAACACAATCGGATTCTGGCGTTGTTCGCCGGCTCCACCGAACCCCACCAACTGCCCTTCGACGGCCTCAACCTGCCGACGGGTGTCACCGCCGACAACACCGGCACCGTCTACGTCAACGACGCCGGCAACAAGCGGGTGCTGGTCCTGCGCCCGGGCGCACAAACTCAGGAAGTGCTGCCGTTCACCGACCTGGAAAACCCGACCGGCCTCACCGTCGACAGCAGCCGCACCGTCTACGTCGCCGACACGGGAAAGAACCACGTGGTCGCTCTTCCCCCGGGTTCGACCACGATCAGCGAGGTGCCGTTCACCGGACTCAACAATCCCACGGGTCTGGTGGTCACCGGCAACGGAACGGTCTACGTGGCCGACGGCGGCAACAATCGGGTTCTGGTACTGCCGGTGGAGACCAAAAAGCAGGCGGAGCTACCGTTTTCGGGCCTCAAGCAGCCCGGCGGCCTGACACTGGACTCTAAGGGCAATGTGTTCCTGAACGACACCGGACACAACCGCACACTGAAACTCGCGGTGGGATCCTCCACGCAGGAGGAGTTGCCGTTCACCGGCCTCGACTACCCGTGGGGCCTGTCGGTCGACAACAGCGGCACCGTCTACGTGGGCGGCCGCAACGACAAGATTGTGGCGCTGCGGCACAAGTAAGTTGGCTCAGCCACCCAGGTTTCGCACGGCGGTGTCGAGAGTCTCCGCTTGCTCGGAGAGCTCCCGGTCCGACAATTCGGATGCTCCGGCACGACCCACCACCTCTTCGCGCGACGCGATGTGCAGCGCGCCCCTACAGTCCGGCGAGTCCAGTTCCGCCGGAGTCTTGACCTCGATGCGGCCCTGAATCAAAACCATTGCGGCGTCTGGATCTTCGTGTGCCATCAGTTGGCGGACATCGTCGGCCTGGACTGTCATGGCTCTCCCTTCGTGGCTCAGGGCCGCAGCGCGACCCGAATGCAACTGTCCTTCTTGTTCTTGAACAGGTCGTAGGCGAGCACACCCTGTTCGAGCGGTAGGTCATGGGTGATCAGCTTGGCCGGGTCCAGGTCGCCCTGCTCGACGTAGTCGAACAACCGGGTGATGTAGCGCTGACCGTGCTGCTGCGACGTTTTCAGGGTCAGGCCCTTGTTGGTCAGCACACCCATCGGGAACTTGTCGGTCACGCCGTACACCCCGAGCACCGACACCACTCCCCCCTTACGGCAGGCGAGAATGGCTTGCCGCAGAGCGCTGGCCCGGTCGGTCTCCATCCGCAGCAGCTGCTTGGCCTTGTCGTAGAGCTGCTGGACTCCGGTGCCGTGGCCTTCCATGCCGACCGCGTCGATGCAGGCATCCGGGCCGCGGCCACCGGTCATCTCACGCAGCGTCTCGTGCACGCTGTCCACCGCGGTGTAGTCGACGATCTCCAGCCCGAACCCGTTGCGCGCCAATTCCAACCGCTCCGGAATCCGGTCGACGACAATGGCGCGCTCGGAGCCGAGCAGCAGCGCGCTGCGGGCGGCCATCAGGCCGACGCCGCCGGCACCGAAGACCGCGACCGTGTCACCGCCGGAAATGTCGCAGAAGTCGGCGCCCATGAAGCCGGTGGGCGCTGCGTCGGACAGAAACAGGGCCTGTTCGTCGGTGATATCGCCAGGAATCACAAAGCAGTTGGTGTCACCGAACGGCACCCGCACGTACTGGGCGTGTGAGCCTGCGTAACCGCCGAACGGGTGTGTGTAGCCGTAGATTCCGCCGGAGGGATAGCCGAGCAGCGGTTGCTGGAGCTCGGGATTGGGGTTGGTGGTGTCGCAGCAGGCATACATCTCGTGCTCGCAGTACCAGCAGCTGTCGCAGGCGATGAATGACGGCACCACCACCCGGTCGCCGACCTTGATGTCGCGCACCTCGTGGCCCGTCTCCGCCACAATTCCCATGAATTCGTGGCCGAAGACGTCGCCTTCTCGCATGCCAGGCAGGTAGCCGTCAATGAAGTGCAGGTCCGACCCACAGGTGGTGGTGAGTCCTACTTCGACGATCAGGTCATGCGGGTTAAGGAGTTTCGGGTCGTCGACGGTCTCCACCGACAGATCGTTGACTCCGTTCCAGCACAGTGCGCGCATGGTTCGCCTCTCTTACCGCGCGGACTTCCGCGCGCTCGGGTTGGACCGGATGGTCGGCACCTCACCCGTCTGCAGCAGCGCGCGCAGCCGGTAGAGCACCTTGAACACCGCCGCGCCGGACAACAGCCCGGGCGTCGGCGCCTGCACCCGCATGGTGACCTCGGTGCCGAGATCGTTTGAGGCGGGCCGATACTCGACGACCAGTTCGTTGTCGTCGCCGGTGCCGACGAAGCGGACGCGGCCGGGCTCCGCGGCGCGTCGCGATTCCCAGGCCGGTCCCTCCGTCAGGCGCCACCGATACCGGTCCTCGCCGAGGGTTTCCACCTCGGCGATGTCGCCGAGCACCACCGAGAGCTGGTCGGGATCCCGCCAGAACTGTTCGATGCGCTCGGGTTGGCAGGCGATGGTGACGGTTTGCGCCTTGGCAGCATTGGGCGCCGCGTCGGCGACCATGCTCACCACCTTGGTGACAACTTTGTTCACCGGCTCCGGTATCTGGTGCACCATCGCGGTCAGCTTGCCTTGCGGGCCAGCTTGTTTCCGAACCCGGAGATCATCTGACTGGGCCGTTGCTGCTCGCCCTGCTGCGCGCCCAGGAGGAGGATCGTCCCGGTGAGAACCGGCAGCGCCCACTGCAGGTACCGCAGTTGCTTCTGTGCCGCGGCCGCTTGATCCGGGGTCGACGAGGATGGTTCGGTTGCGCCCTCCGCGGGATGGCCGTCTCCCTGAGCGGCTTTGGCGCCCAGCGCGCCGCTGTAGGCGGTGGCGCCCAGCGCGGCGCCGGTGACGGCGAGTTTGGCGGCGGTATTGGAGGTCACGCCGCTTTGGTACTTGGCGCGCTTGCGGTTGTTGTAAAGGATGGCGCCGCCGCCGAGCAGATGCGCGCCGATTGCCGCGGCGTTGACCGGCGCCCATTTCGCCCATCCGGTAGCCGAGACCCGCGCACGGTCCTGGGGGTCACGAACGGCTGCACTCGCGCCGTTGAGGCCGACGGCCCCCATGAGCGATCCACCGAACCAGGCCGCGGCGCCCAGGTCGTGGAGTGAGCGAAT
This genomic stretch from Mycobacterium paragordonae harbors:
- a CDS encoding zinc-dependent alcohol dehydrogenase, which encodes MRALCWNGVNDLSVETVDDPKLLNPHDLIVEVGLTTTCGSDLHFIDGYLPGMREGDVFGHEFMGIVAETGHEVRDIKVGDRVVVPSFIACDSCWYCEHEMYACCDTTNPNPELQQPLLGYPSGGIYGYTHPFGGYAGSHAQYVRVPFGDTNCFVIPGDITDEQALFLSDAAPTGFMGADFCDISGGDTVAVFGAGGVGLMAARSALLLGSERAIVVDRIPERLELARNGFGLEIVDYTAVDSVHETLREMTGGRGPDACIDAVGMEGHGTGVQQLYDKAKQLLRMETDRASALRQAILACRKGGVVSVLGVYGVTDKFPMGVLTNKGLTLKTSQQHGQRYITRLFDYVEQGDLDPAKLITHDLPLEQGVLAYDLFKNKKDSCIRVALRP
- a CDS encoding helix-turn-helix transcriptional regulator, giving the protein MSQNAELTWDDLGMSELLPTGTVTLLLADVEGSTRLWETQPEQMTAALAQLNRTVNHTIAAHDGVRPLEQGEGDSFVAAFARASDAVACALAIQLAPLAPIRVRIGIHTGEIQLRDDANYAGPTINRTARLRDLAHGGQTVLSGVTESLVMDRLPDGVWFTDLGSYPLRGVPRPERVVQLCHPDLRNEFPPLRVRNAVAAHNLPVQLTSFIGRAAEMTELRRLVTSNRLVSLTGAGGAGKTRLAVELAAGLTAEFGDGLWYVDLSPVTNPLAAPVTVARTLGLADQPGCSHADLLVRFIADKHMLLILDNCEHLLDACGTLVAELLTVCPQLTILTTSREPLGVPGELGWRVPSLGIADAAVELFEDRARRARPDFVVGEQNRQLLEDICTRLDGMPLAIELAAARIRALSLQQIADSLHDRFRLLTGGARTAVRRQQTLRASVDWSHALLTEPEQVLFRRLAAFAGGFDLDAGAAVGAGNEVETYQLLDQLSLLVDKSLVVADDTGDGMRYRLLETVRQYAQEKLGESGEADRVRTRHRDYYAQTAAAREARGHSYDEQLLSWAKVEIDNLRAAFAWSRENGELETALQLLLSLRPLWLRGGRVQEALFGLSAILAEDRSHLTPAVWVGAVARYAILAAWVGFPVELSRAQEALAVARDIGDSALLREVLIACGMIALYVPGTAEPYLTEAVELARVAHDQWSLCEIYSYQGIGALMAGEPGLAIPANQQALQQADAIGDKFFSRNCRAWQCIALTLHGDPARGIEIADSMPREAETAGDSTMAVFGYVTLGQALALNGQPEASHAAARAALEIADAMGSYFADAMYAVSACAALAAGDAAAARAAAEMAYRQSNPMRELFTTCITPMAEALQACGDLEAARRSADETLAVVPGCYRMLALLARANITMAQGDPEQAERDAHEALTVAVDTQAFIRVDDILECLACLAAAEGNHPYAVRLLGAADAQRRRIGHPRFPMYQADYDTTVASAREALPPDNFQTWWAEGAALSLEEAIAYAQRGRGERKRPSTGWGSLTPMELDVVRLVQEGLGNKDIGARLFISPRTVQTHLTHVYAKLGVTSRVQLAQQAGR
- a CDS encoding serine/threonine-protein kinase PknD, with amino-acid sequence MQETMFGKYRLIELMGRGGMGEVWRAYDADTDRVVALKILPSAVSNDEVFQQRFRREAHATARLNSPHLIPIHTYGEINGRLYVDMRLIEGHDLLWVLNQGPLPAARAVSIIDQVAKGLHAAHRERLLHRDVKPSNILLDHDDFAYLIDFGIARAADDLSLTATGNFIGTYHYMAPERFTAADVDSRSDIYSLACVLYECLTAQSPFPGDTLQEQITGHRSAPPPRPSNTNPDIPASLDMVIARGMAKNPGDRYDTALELARDAHSALTATTVTPTIRMQPAPAAYTNPMPRPDTNWRQPPQPTQPPPPPPRQPPPPQPPQRQPPPPQPRPPAPPPPPQNLNQTMARPIIVPQNEPPIPRPPATPPASARPWWRRKAVAAGAVLAVIITVVAVVLLGSSGSKSDYEQITLPFSGLRDPQGLSVDIGGTVYVADTEHNRILALFAGSTEPHQLPFDGLNLPTGVTADNTGTVYVNDAGNKRVLVLRPGAQTQEVLPFTDLENPTGLTVDSSRTVYVADTGKNHVVALPPGSTTISEVPFTGLNNPTGLVVTGNGTVYVADGGNNRVLVLPVETKKQAELPFSGLKQPGGLTLDSKGNVFLNDTGHNRTLKLAVGSSTQEELPFTGLDYPWGLSVDNSGTVYVGGRNDKIVALRHK
- a CDS encoding DUF6636 domain-containing protein, which translates into the protein MLAPIAAVAVLALPATAHADGQDFQTPSGNIACSLSSTGVACDINEHTYTPPPPPECGQHLAWGDRFVLEPGKPATIHCHGDTVRVPGERTLNYGQTASAGTLSCISEQSGVKCTDSSSGHYFEVSRDAFKLG